Proteins encoded in a region of the Panicum hallii strain FIL2 chromosome 3, PHallii_v3.1, whole genome shotgun sequence genome:
- the LOC112887862 gene encoding mRNA-decapping enzyme-like protein — MPPPPPPPQANGAKVTPNLAMDAEATRMLNLTVLQRLDPAVEDILITAAHVTLYDFNIDLNQWSRKDVEGSLFVVKRNSQPRFQFIVMNRRNTDNLVEDLLSDFEYELQPPYLLYRNASQEVNGIWFYNQHDCEAVASLFGRILNAYAKVPPKPKVPSTKSEFEELEAVPTSAAIDGPLEPPPSSGALVSDAPDESLANYFNGAASIGSVSSAQMAGRAHPSTEAVASAHVPLIVPSATPAHQIPHALGGSSAPPLPLHDANAHASHSTNLLTPAFFAPPSPSSTSVASAPPAASMMPTAPPLHPTSASAQRPPYGTPLLQPFPPPTPPPSLTPAYNDGALISRDKVKDALQRLVQSDEFIDLICRELQNAHM, encoded by the exons atgccgccgccgccgccgccgccgcaggccaaCGGGGCGAAGGTGACCCCGAACCTGGCCATGGACGCCGAGGCCACGCGCATGCTCaacctcaccgtgctccagcgCCTCGACCCCGCCGTCGAGGACATCCTCATCACCGCCGCGCACGTCACGCTCTACGACTTCAACATCGACCTCAACCAGTGG AGCCGCAAGGACGTGGAGGGGTCGCTGTTCGTCGTCAAGAG GAACTCGCAGCCGAGGTTCCAATTCATTGTCATGAACAGGCGCAACACTG ATAATCTGGTGGAGGATCTATTAAGCGATTTTGAATATGAACTTCAGCCCCCATATTTGTTGTATCGAAATGCTTCACAAGAAGTAAATGGTATTTGGTTTTATAACCAACATGACTGTGAAGCTGTTGCAAGCCTTTTTGGAAG AATACTGAACGCTTACGCCAAAGTGCCTCCAAAACCAAAAGTGCCTTCCACCAAAAG TGAGTTTGAAGAATTGGAGGCTGTTCCGACATCTGCTGCAATAGATGGCCCCCTTGAACCTCCGCCATCATCCGGTGCTCTAGTTTCTGATGCACCTGATGAATCACTGGCCAATTACTTCAAT GGTGCTGCTAGCATTGGGAGTGTATCAAGTGCACAAATGGCTGGAAGAGCTCATCCATCCACTGAAGCTGTTGCATCTGCCCATGTGCCATTGATTGTTCCTTCTGCTACTCCAGCACATCAAATACCTCATGCTTTAGGGGGTTCATCAGCTCCACCACTGCCCCTCCATGACGCAAACGCCCACGCCAGCCATTCAACAAATCTTCTAACACCAGCTTTCTTTGCACCTCCATCACCCTCTTCAACATCTGTAGCATCTGCACCACCAGCTGCATCCATGATGCCTACGGCGCCGCCTCTTCATCCAACTTCAGCATCTGCTCAACGTCCTCCTTATGGCACCCCCTTACTCCAGCCTTTCCCCCCACCGACTCCACCTCCTTCCCTGACCCCTGCATACAACGATGGGGCTCTTATTTCAAGGGATAAAGTTAAGGACGCCCTCCAAAGACTTGTTCAG AGTGATGAGTTTATCGATTTAATCTGTCGTGAGTTGCAAAATGCGCACATGTAG
- the LOC112884283 gene encoding probable F-box protein At2g36090, with product MATGDDRRCPAAFAADGGGDGESATAIEDLPADVLALVLRRLDGASLAALGCACAAFRGLAADPDAWRALCLARWPSLRDVPPVDHKGHRQLFADAFPFPFPAAAAAVPAPSSAVPAGACSLPTRLVSAVDLYHGGACIMSRVVETDAASGWFLGAPFRVDALVQEGFSAPKPITPADLSLSWVLIDPATGRAVNASSRRPVSVDRRWLTGETVVRFAVVLGGGVALDAAVTCDERFGHITEVSLRIEDGEGGGVSGRDGLAVVAAAMAGARQGRGAEAAARLRYEEFVKGRAARKERKARLEGIVDLCCSGVGAAAFLGFLVMLTFR from the coding sequence ATGGCGACCGGCGACGACCGGCGCTGCCCGGCTGCGTTCgcggccgacggcggcggcgacggggagAGCGCGACCGCCATCGAGGACCTGCCCGCGGACGTCCTGGCCCtcgtgctccgccgcctcgaCGGCGCGTCCCTGGCCGCGCTCGGCTGCGCGTGCGCCGCCTTCCGcggcctcgccgccgacccggACGCCTGGCGCGCGCTCTGCCTCGCGCGCTGGCCCTCGCTCCGCGACGTGCCCCCCGTTGACCACAAGGGCCACCGGCAGCTCTTCGCCGACGCGTTCCCGTTCCCGttcccggccgcggccgcggccgtgcCTGCGCCGTCGTCCGCCGTCCCGGCGGGTGCGTGTAGCCTCCCCACGCGGCTCGTCTCGGCCGTCGACCTCTATCACGGGGGCGCCTGCATCATGTCGCGCGTCGTGGAGACCGACGCCGCGTCGGGGTGGTTCCTGGGCGCGCCGTTCCGCGTCGACGCGCTCGTGCAGGAGGGCTTCTCGGCGCCGAAGCCCATCACTCCCGCCGACCTGTCGCTCAGCTGGGTCCTCATCGACCCGGCCACCGGACGCGCCGTGAACGCGTCGAGCCGGCGCCCGGTGTCCGTGGACCGGCGGTGGCTCACGGGGGAGACGGTGGTGCGGTTCGCCGTGGTGCTCGGTGGGGGCGTCGCGCTGGACGCCGCCGTCACGTGCGACGAGCGCTTCGGGCATATCACGGAGGTGAGCCTCCGCATCGaggacggcgagggcggcggcgtgagCGGGCGGGACGGGTTGGCCGTGGTGGCCGCGGCCATGGCGGGCGCCAGGCAGGGACGCggcgccgaggcggcggccaGGCTGCGGTATGAAGAGTTTGTCAAAGGGAGGGCGGCCAGGAAGGAGCGGAAGGCGAGGCTTGAAGGCATCGTCGACCTCTGCTGCTCCGGCGTCGGAGCGGCGGCGTTCCTGGGGTTCCTGGTGATGCTGACATTCCGGTGA